In Brassica napus cultivar Da-Ae chromosome C2, Da-Ae, whole genome shotgun sequence, the sequence taaacACGGCCATTGGCATGCACGTCATGTGGAAGGATGGCATACTAAGAATGTAAAAAGAATATTGACATCGTCCGCAAATTAGAAAGTATTCAGTAAATCATATTTtgctatattttatattaagtgtcgttgtaTCATAAAATCTTTGTTACcaaataagtgtcattttatgatttttgtgaatttttttaattaatttatctcTTTGCCCCTGATTAAACAAAGATAaagaataaattttattttctcctttccaaaattgataatattttgaagagattttgatatttcaaaatatatgatattttgatatttgtaaattagttttatttttactgAAAATTGTGTTACTGAtgatgtttataatttttataattgggTGAATTAGTTTAATGCTTTAGTTCTTgtgtatttaataaaaaaattgactaTTTTAGAACAGAGAACGTAATTCCAATAGTCAAACAAAgacagatttaaaatatttaattagtttatttatttgggTACAAAACTCTAGAAcgataattaatataaaacagaTGAGTAATGATTAATAATCTAAATAACTAATGGTTTACATTCAACTAGTATATACCCCGTGCATACGCACGGTAATAATTTTGTTAACCAATAAAACCAATTTTCAGTTATATATACGTAACTAAAacttatataagataattttcGCTCATCACAAAGAGATgagtatacatattttttttaacacgcTTGTCATCGACTAAtcacaaacatataaaaattagtttaatttgtttataaaaattcacatttatttatttaaattagctTTTCtagtaaaaatattagtttgaaGATTTTCATGTTTTGCCTTTCTATTTAGCATAGAGTTTATGGCTTCTTTGATGTACTATAtccattattttatttctatctCCATATGCAAACTAAACCAATCTTACAAATCCAACTACAAATATCAGCATGTAATAGAGAAGCATTAATCTGTAACAGAAAATCaagaattaaaaaatcaataaacaatggaaaataattagtaaattcTGAATTAATTTACTCATTAGCTTGAGATAGATGATCTTTACTACTTAATGTATACTGCTATATACCTTTTAAATATTGACAAAATGATAAGCTATACATCAGACATGACTAAACCAATATGCAAGAAAGAGAACAATATAATACCtttgaaattaaaaacatttacgAATTTGATTGTCTGAATGTCTATTTTTTCTGCCATTTAAGAGGATGCATTAAAGTTGAAGAATAATTTGAGGTATCAAAcacctgaaacaaaaaaaaggttgaTAGCAGCGACTATGGACCAATTTACCAAGAAACTGAAACAATTAACATAACACAAAATATGTAGCTAGTATACCTCcgttatttttttgtcttagaATTTAATCATTGTTCCCCTGGAGCACCGATTTTGCCATCTTCAACACTTCATGTTTCTCCTGTCCCTAGAACAAAACATAAACCAATTATTTACCAGAAATAAGAAACATTGAAATTATAGGGGGGAAAGTACTCATTATCATATTTTCAAGGATGTTATATCATCTGTATCATGCTATATTTTAATGTAGGATTACGTTTCAACAATCTGATCCTTTAGGTGGTGAAATAATGGAAGATCTTTTACCTTTTATAGTTTTATCAGAAAGCCTTCATGCGATTTGACCATGTCTACGTCTGATTTGTATCTTCCTCCTCCACTCTTGTGGCTTGTCTTACCCTGAAGTCTCTTTACTCAGATGAATGTCCACAAATTCATATCATTCAGAGCCACCATATCCACTCTTTCTCAAATCTTCTTGGCCTTAAAGGTTTAAACCGGTTCTATGGAAGTAATGTGGTTCTCCGCCGAAGCTAGCGAGACTGTACGGAGTGAGTTAGCGTCACTGAGATTTATGGGTTGCTGAGAGATTCGTTTTACCCAGAAATCGAACTCTGCACTGGTTCGGGACATTCAAGATGGCCCCagtttcgaattagggttttgaaatcaaagaaagagcatatttttgttattgacTGATTTGAAGTTTCATGTTgtttatgaatcaaatcaaagagaTATATGAGtatgaaaagaagaagattgtggACAAAGAAAAAGGATAGTGTACGTAGATCATGGGTCGTTTTGAAAAACGTTGATActgtttatgttttcttttttcctaaggttcaatttatttatttttaaatttctgtaAACACATATTACGTGTCAATTTCTGATTGGCTAGgcgacttgcgctttagtatataagggatgatGCTAATTATTGGCTGTGGGAATATGTTGTATACTATTGAATAGTGAATACTAGCGGATGATAATCAGCGGTGCGTGCGTGGAGAgagtttttttataataattttttttctttaaatggttttaacattttgcaacactgcaatctttatcgattgtaaaatgatgaatacaaatgttggtatCATAAATTTATCATTGTTGTTTaagagttaacgtattacaactcattttaattatttttaatatttgatatacacaaaaggaaattaagttttgcggttGACACAAATTACCAAACCAGATAGGCAACAtcaattgtaaaatgacgaGAGGGGATTATAGATTTTCTTCTCTCGATTTGTATACTATTtactctccataagtgatttcattacCTATATAAAATTGTGATTTTGTTCTCGTTTCTCTTTCACtgatatgagttttttttacCTCTTTCTgtgaattcggtgaattacataagtgtcaatttaaaaagatggacttcatatctaaaaatcaaatttttgaacaaaatcaccggcaaactctattcataggttagtgttcaaatctaatatatcaaactgttatagaatataatcgcatactcaaaatataaatgtctgtctagtatatattcactagTTCGGTctgaaaatcatctaattctcgaacaacaaaacaaattacttattttattgaCCTACGCTTTTGTAGGTTTAGTTACTTAATAGTATaccgataatatatatatataatactttaccattcaagtatatgtaaactatatataaactaataattgtttgatttataaaatgataaaccaacaaacttataataaatagtttaaatctcttatttttataattataatagcTAAATAACGTATTAAGGAGAAACAAATATAAGACGAAtaatcaaatctctcattctttgaacaaactcaaaagtaggtgattggaatcttgtcatgatatttcattaaaagctttttaggaataaaaataaAGACTAAGTTATTTAAtctaaatgaaataatatatatagtgcttctACTATTCTAAATCACCTCGATTTGAAGAAGTGTATTTCTGAGATTGCCaggataaaataatatattagaaaccacctattaaaaaaataatatgtatacataaaagtatatacattagagtaggcacataaatcaaaaccaatcattttatttacttcatatggtatataattaaacttttgtgatatttgacatagatatatatagtatattttaatataaatatttattattaacacTTCCTagtcatattattttattaatatttgtatttttttgtaatgaaaaaTTAAACCGTTAATCAtaaaacttttaatgtgagaatctttcaatacaaatttcaaaattaaatattaagatgtcaataatttttcaaagtaaattttgaaattaacatatttttatattttatatgtatataatttaatttaaaatatattaatatatatataacatgaatatctattaatgaaacttcatattcatacgatttacgatcatttatatcttgcttgaacaaaaaaatgttaaactattgatcacaaaattttcagtgtgGAACTTTTACCATTTCTAGttatttatagtcgttttaaaatttttaaaatataacatataagcaaaaatctaaaaaaaataatattatatgcttaatgtgattttttaatttttttaataatataaaattaaacaaaaagaaagagaatacaaaaattgttatcaaatatgtattattcataatcattaattgtcatatatatgttaatcgtattaggtaattccgtagtttttatttaaggaaagaattgagaatattcttttgtacactactaatcaatttgatagttaatttataaaaaaatataatatatatttatatggaccaacttatttttttaagtacAAAActtagggtgaacctttaaatccACATCTCTTTCTAGGACCAATAAAAGTGTCAcgtagataattaattaaaaaatattaatttatttaaaaataactaaaaaaaagaataatgctAATTTTAACTACGCTAACGCCGCCAGCTAAACCGTAAACTTGAAATCTTAAATTCTCAACCTCAAACTGTAAATCTTagacccaaaccctataccctaaacccaaattctagaccttaaacccaaaccgtatactctaaactcaaatcatggaccctaaatccaaaccgtaaaccttaaatccaaacCCTTTACCCTAAACtcaatcctagaccctaaacccaaatctcaGACTTTACAcacaaaccgtaaaccctaaacctagacGATATAAagtttgagtttagggtctaggatttagGTTTCGGGTatatggtttgagtttagggtttatggtttgggtttaggatatacagtttgggtttagggtatacaattttggtttagggtctaggatttgggtttagggtatagggtttaggatttaaggtttacggtttaaCTAGCGGCGTCATCGTCGTTAAAATTGATGTTAttcttttttagttaattttaaataagtttaatattttttaattaattatctacgTGTCATTTTGATTGTTGAGAGATGATTTTAAACATTCTAGGAATCATTTCAGTGATGATACGTAGCTACGAAAACATATTGTAATATTTcagaattaatatataggggatatagtAGCCTTGATCTGTAGCCCACcaatcttctctattaaaagagaaatacaatttttatctaccttaaaaaaatcacactaGCCTTATTAGGTCCAtttcattaattacatttatttaattaattatattaatctattcaatatataaagatattaataataaaccaattttaacagtaaatttaaattttatttttagttataacaaaatgttgagaaaaaatctaacaaaatctttctaaaaatttaaaatattttatttaaataaataccattgattaatttcgtaattaataatatatactattatacattaatttaaataaaattttattataaaaaaataaaataaaagtgtatgctatttttcaaattttataattatattctatatcttctttattaaaagaaataccataaaaaatcatactaggtctatttcatcaattacatctatttgactatttaagttaatctatttgatatataacatttctaaaaaatcttataaattatatagatattaataaataaattttaactgtaaatttaaattttatttttatttataacaaaatatgttaaaaaaacctaacaaaatcttaataaaattttaaaatatttttaaattaatgcagcgattgatttcataattaataatatagtattattataatttatttacttataaaatcccacaatatactaaaataaataacatagaaatataaattatgctaagaaaatatcagttttatagtataactaaataaaattttaaaatgtattgtattcagtttgtaaaaattagaaaaaatgaaggagattctcaatttttttgtttcatactatgaatttattttaccaaactcgaaaatatattaatatataataacaattaataataaagtaaaatatataaaacaaatcattatacattaataatatcgaataagaaacataaccaataacattatagatttaaacaatatataacactaaaatgtaaatatattttaaagttttgcgATGGTAtccgttatatatttataaaatgaaaatctatCCACACGGACGTCCGGATGAAAAATCTAGTCAATGAATTAAATTACCTGTCGTAATGtgtaaaaatatcaataatttcaataaatgtttttgaCTCATAGCTTATAGCCTTATAGGTAATCTTTAATGCGAattgatttttcatctataggGCACAGTACCTTTTCTGTTTATAGAGATTGGAAATTGGACCAACAGTTTTTTCTTATAGAGGAATTTTGCATGTTGAGTTGTTGGAGAGGAGACTTCCAAGGTTTGAATGTCCAAACATTCACAGTCAAACTGTCGATGTAAGCAAGATTACCATGACATATTTGCCTTCGGGTACCGATCATTCGATTTACCATATAGTATCtgataatatagttttaaatatatcgAGACATATAATAAAACGTGCCATTGCCAACGTATCAAGCATGTTTATGTAAGccttttcaaaagaaaaaaaaagagggtaTGTTTATGTATGTATAAAAGCTTGAAAAATGTACATAGATATAAGAAGGGATTATAATGTATCTACTATCTAAAACAAAATCAAGATCCTCGAACGATAGTTATGATGAGGACACATGCATGGCTTCTTCAACCATTAACTAACGAGGTATGCTTTGGACGTGTTTTCCGCAatcaacatttatttattttccagtttaagcaaaaaaacatttaattatttgagtttcaatgTTGATATCATGACGACGAGCtggttataaatattatatttaaactttattttgtttttcatatgATCATATCCATAGAATATAACTAGGGCTGGACACAGATCGGATATTCGGGTTTTTggaggtatttgtgatttgcttcttatgttacggatatctaatttttttatttgctttgcttcgaaAAAAGGGATATGCGGAAATGGATATCCGGAATATAAATAGATATTTCGCGGATATTTActgattaatacaaataatcttgAAAATTCgatacaaatttgttttataaaatattttttttcatgatatataaaataattttttttaaataatgaaactccatattttgtaaattttaaacttagttaacaattataatacgacaaaatttaagaaataaattaaaattttcataagtgttttctcttttttatgtAATACTTTAGTATCAGTAATAATAATGTGAATGCAACTTGTCAAATCATATggtagaataataattatattaatttatacacttaaaacataaaaagaaattaaatatattgtCGGATCAGAGCGgatatttgtgattttcttcgattttgatagatatttatttttagtatttgatttgcttcgaaAGTTTACGGATATCAAAAAATTTCGGATCAAAAtgaataacgaatcgaatcaaatttaacggataaaatgtTGAGCCCTAAATATAACTTGAAAGTATGAATGACTCAAGATGCTGAGCTGTCAGTATATTTGGATTGTGCTTTAACTGAAAAATCAGTGGAGTACATAAGATGACGCATTGAGGAGATTGAATTGGCTTGCACACTCAAGAATGTTattacttattttctttttgttatatcAAAATCACTAACCTATTTATTCAATTGGTCGACCAAATAAGTATtctataattttactaaataaataattaaaatagtggagttgttattttttataaggtttatacTTTACAATCGTTATGCAACTGAAACAGTAatctttctttaaaaaaaaaactgaaacaatAATATGGATAGTGCAGTCATTAAGTGATAAAGGTACAGTTTGTACatgttaatataataaaactaaaatatataaatgctactataaaatatttaatacgtTCACCTAATACATGCATAATATAAAGGAAGTTTCCTGGAAGTTCTGAAATGTGGTAACTAATTTGGTCAGACCACTTACAGTACTCAGGCCATAGAGATCCATTCCCTTGAGAGTTTTTACTTGATATGGCTACAATCTAGCTTACGTTGACAAGTCTGGGCTCGAAGAATCTTCCTCCTGTTTTTGtcatagtaataataataatatattgatttattttattcatgttTTTTCTTAAGACAGAGGAGATCAAATCAAGTAGGAAACCAAACATAGATtcgattttaagattgatttcaagaggtgtttcaaaaaaaaaggattgatTTCAAGCAAACTAAACAAATCTACATGTCAGTGATTCAGATCAATCAACCACATAAgttttgtacaaaaaaaaaaaaagatgaacagaACATGACTTCTTCTATTTACATTTACattcttttaaaaagaaaacttctCATAGTTTCAAGATCACAAGggctacaataaaaaaaaaaagacacccTTTGTTAATGTCATCTTTAACTTTGTCATTTTCATTGTTCACAAAGTTTACCATCCATCTGATTTTGAACTGCTTTCACAGCTGCAACTCTCGCAGCCGTAGCAGCTTTGTTAGCCGCAGCTACAGCTCGCCTCACCTGCTCGTCCACCCGTCTCTGATCCACGCCTCTTCTCGCCATCTCTTGTGCATTCTGtagtttatttttaagtataatcaaattttaatgttcCAAAAATCGATCTAGACGGTGTTTAATAGGTGCTCGACTAGGCAGTAAATCGGtcattaacaaaataatttttgtaaaatatcaGTTTAAGCGCCACTTAGTCGTCACGCTACTAAAGATTTACCCTTTAGACCCAAAACAAAAGCATTTTGAATACACGGCAAACCTAAATTCATCATTTTAggtgcaatatatatatatatatatatatataaatatatacctGAACGGCTTTATGAACCGGTCCGGTCTCTAGAGGAAGCCGGTTAACGAGATGACCATCATCCCATTCACCACATTTTGCATCTCCGGTTCTAAATCCATACGTACCATAGCCTTGTTTACGACCTTCATGCCAAGCTCCTTCATAATAATGACCATTAGCGAAATGGTAAACACCAAACCCATGAATCTTGTCTCCATAATACTCCCCTGCATACTTATCACCATTCctacaaaacaaatcataactcaaaaaaagaagaagaaaaacagagTGATCCGTacatgtaattaaaaaaaaaaagacacaaactTTATTATTACCTGAAATGGTAAGATCCAAGTCCATGTTTAACACCAAACTTAAACTCTCCGACATAAGAGCTTCCATCAGCACATGTCTGAACACCAAAGCCGTGGCTTTGACCGTTGAACCATTCGCCGGAGTAAGAATCTCCGGTGTAAAACCAGTAAACTCCGTAGCCGTGTCTAGTTCCTTGCTTGTACTGTCCTTTGTACTTGCTTCCTTTGGACCAAGACTCGATTCCGTAGCCGTCGTATCTTCCGTTGACCCAATCTCCTTCGTAACGTCCGTTAACGTAATAGTAGTAAACTCCACTTCCCTGGCTTCTTCCTCTGTTGAACTCTCCTTCGTAGATATCTCCGTTACTGAAGAGCTGAACTCCTTCTCTGACGAACTCTTCCGGTTTGGTTTGTTCCGGTTTCGAATCGCCGATGTACCACTGAACcggtttcggtttggttcggagAGTTAATTTTTT encodes:
- the LOC111209070 gene encoding junctophilin-1-like; amino-acid sequence: MSQSKLTRTQSSLLRSSPTIRSSIHSLSSITERDFNEAFRNDLEAGEKEEKQRRSKKQSKSINRTGLIRIKPGLTFTLASLSLASFLLFSVFFSQTGTSENLLLGLIFLAVALFFASRNMAVINQTVLAIKQTSKKLTLRTKPKPVQWYIGDSKPEQTKPEEFVREGVQLFSNGDIYEGEFNRGRSQGSGVYYYYVNGRYEGDWVNGRYDGYGIESWSKGSKYKGQYKQGTRHGYGVYWFYTGDSYSGEWFNGQSHGFGVQTCADGSSYVGEFKFGVKHGLGSYHFRNGDKYAGEYYGDKIHGFGVYHFANGHYYEGAWHEGRKQGYGTYGFRTGDAKCGEWDDGHLVNRLPLETGPVHKAVQNAQEMARRGVDQRRVDEQVRRAVAAANKAATAARVAAVKAVQNQMDGKLCEQ